The Raphanus sativus cultivar WK10039 chromosome 2, ASM80110v3, whole genome shotgun sequence genome includes a region encoding these proteins:
- the LOC108843078 gene encoding COMPASS-like H3K4 histone methylase component WDR5B, producing MPSGVGKEAVNNAGTSGSSPSFKPYRHLKTLEGHAAAISCVKFSNDGNLLASASVDKTMILWSGTSYSLIHRYEGHGSGVSDLAWSSDSHYTCSASDDCTLRIWDARAPYECLKVLRGHTNFVFCVNFNPPSNLIVSGSFDETIRIWEVKTGRCVRVIKAHSMPLTSVHFNRDGSLIVSGSHDGSCKIWDAKEGTCLKTLIDDKSPAVSFAKFSPNGKFILVATLDSTLKLSNYATGKFIKVYTGHTNKVFCITSAFSVTNGKYIVSGSEDNSVYLWDLQHKTILQRLQGHTDAVISVSCHPLHNEIASSANHLDKTIRIWKQDA from the exons ATGCCAAGCGGAGTGGGTAAAGAAGCGGTGAACAACGCAGGCACAAGCGGAAGCAGCCCGAGTTTCAAGCCTTACCGTCACCTGAAAACCCTAGAAGGGCACGCGGCGGCGATCTCGTGCGTGAAATTCTCCAACGACGGAAACCTGCTGGCGTCGGCCTCGGTGGACAAGACGATGATCCTGTGGTCGGGGACGAGCTACTCGCTGATCCATCGGTACGAAGGTCACGGGAGCGGCGTGTCGGATCTAGCATGGTCCTCGGACTCGCACTACACCTGCTCCGCTTCCGACGACTGCACGCTTCGAATCTGGGACGCAAGGGCTCCCTACGAGTGTCTCAAGGTGCTCAGAGGCCACACCAACTTCGTCTTCTGCGTCAACTTCAACCCTCCCTCGAATCTGATCGTGTCTGGCTCCTTCGACGAGACGATTCGGATCTGGGAGGTGAAGACGGGGAGGTGCGTGCGCGTGATTAAGGCTCACTCCATGCCTCTCACGAGCGTGCATTTCAATCGCGACGGGTCCTTGATTGTTTCGGGGAGTCACGATGGTTCTTGTAAGATATGGGATGCTAAGGAAGGGACTTGCTTGAAGACTTTGATTGATGACAAATCTCCTGCTGTTTCTTTCGCTAAGTTCTCTCCTAATGGCAAGTTCATCCTCGTTGCCACTCTTGATAGTACTCTC AAGCTGTCTAACTATGCAACTGGCAAGTTTATAAAGGTATACACAGGACATACCAACAAAGTATTCTGCATCACATCCGCGTTTTCTGTGACCAACGGCAAGTACATTGTGAGCGGATCTGAAGACAACTCTGTGTATCTGTGGGATCTTCAGCATAAAACTATACTGCAGAGACTACAAGGCCACACAGACGCTGTGATCTCTGTGAGTTGCCATCCCCTTCACAACGAGATTGCTTCATCCGCAAATCATTTAGATAAAACCATCAGGATATGGAAACAAGATGCTTAG